Sequence from the Primulina huaijiensis isolate GDHJ02 chromosome 16, ASM1229523v2, whole genome shotgun sequence genome:
TAGATTCAATTgcggattttttaaaattattatttggcGTGAAAATGGGTTCCTCGGAGCAATCTTCAATGATCGGCGGGCCCAAGTACGCTCAGATGCAAAAGGAGGCGCCGCCGGCAGAATTCCCGATGATGATGTCATCGTTCTTGTCGTTTCATCCGGCCACTGAATTCACTCGGATTTTTGATGAGTTGCCCAAGGCTACCATTGTCCAGGTCTCTCGCCCCGATCCCAGCGATATAAGCCCCATGCTACTGGGTTACACCATTGAGCTGCAATACAGACAGGTTTGATGTCTCCGTGAATTCTTGTCTGATTGCAATATAAACCTTTAAATTGAATACATTCTCTCATTTCCCCTCCTTTATGTTCTCTGGAATTTTGAGGATATATCGGAAAAAGCAAAGAAAATTCAGACAAACATTTACTGGTCGATTACTAATTGAATACTTCCATGGGCCTGTTAAAGGTACAAAAGATTCATTGCTGCTACCTGTCGGCTTTGTCAAAAAAGTCCATGTTTTTTTGTTTGTACTTGAGAATCCATTAGACCTAATTCTTTGTTTTAGGTTTGTTTTGACAACTATATATTCCTTTGCTATTTGAGGGTATGGATCAGAGTATTTTCAAATAAACTATGTTATATAGACATAACATAATGAAGTTTTTCCTTCTTTTAGGTTGCATCAGATTAAGAGCATGCATATTTTAGCAAAACTGAGATTGtcttttgatatgaattttgtacttctAGTAAGTGCAAGCTTTTATGCACTATTTCATTACTGAAATTCACTTTTGTATAATCTGAAGTTCTGATTGTCACACTATTGTTCCTTAGTTCAAGTGGCAGTTAGTGAAGAAAGCTTCGCAAGTTTTTTATTTGCACTTTGCTCTCAAGAAGCGGAAATTTATCGAGGAGATACATGAGAAGCAAGAGCAGGTATATTTTGTTCTCGTTTTTATGCCATTTTCCCCGACAATTACTGGTTCTGTTTTATAGTTGTGGTTCACCTCAGACAAAAATACTATGGTTGTCGCTCTTGTGCTTGGAATGAGCTATGATGGTGTCAATTTATCTTGTGTCTTTAATCTTCATTGTAAGTTATTTTCTCCTATCTTTTAAAGGTTAGAGAATGGCTTCAAAATTTAGGAATCGGAGACCATGCAACAGTTATGCAAGATGATGACGAACAGGATGATGAGGCTATTCCTTCACGTTTAGACGAGAGTGCTAGAAACAGGTGCTTCTTAATCAAGGATGACTTATGCAAATGATATAAAGTATGCTGTAGCTTCTTCTTGTAATACTTATAAAGCTGACAGGTGTTTTTTTGTTCAGAGATGTTCCATCTAGTGCTGCCATTCCAATTATCAGGCCTGCACTTGGAAGGCAACATTCTATCTCGGAGCAAGCAAAAACAGCAATGCAGGGATACTTAAATCACTTCCTCAGTAATATTGATATCGTGAACTCCCAAGAGGTAATGCCAGGTCATTTTTTCAAAGCTATGTTGTTCTCCTTTGTGTTTATCATTGGAATTTGAGTTTGACACTCTAAATGATCTTTTCATATTTTGCCTTCTGTTGATACGTGTGTAAAAGGTGTATTTGAGATTCTGAGTAGAGCATTTTCCTATAAACTAATCATGTACATTGTTCACAAGTACAAAATTGTTGAACTATCAAGAAAGAGGAGATATTATCATTTATgagaattttcatttttttaaaattaatttggaCTCTGTGTTGGCTTCGACTCCCTATTTATAGAAAAGCCGAAACCGATTCACACTTTGTTGATGTGTTTTAAGCTGAGCTAGTGACTTTTACAAGGTTCATATTGCGCACACATATTTACTTTTGTCTAACCTTCATGTGGGTATGTTGCATTTATATGATGGTTGTCTCCTTAATGGTCGTACGAAAAAAGGCTAAACACGGAAGATGTATGATCATACAGGAAACTTATTATTACTGTTGGATGGACATTGTCTGGCTCAGCACATATGACAATGTTTCTGGCTTCATTTCTGCAGATATGTAACTGCCTGGTTGTTTGGATTTTTTTACAAATCTTATTGTTGTAGTTGAATATCGTAGGTGTGCAGATTTTTGGAAGTTTCCAAGTTATCCTTTTCCCCAGAATATGGTCCAAAGCTGAAGGAAGACTATGTTATGGTAAAGCATTTACCAAAAATTTTGGGCAATAACAGTGACAGAAAATGCTGCTCGTGTCAATTGTTCAGTTGTTGCAGAGATAATTGGCAAAAGGTCATACTGATCTCTCTAAACATGCTGATATGATTTCATGGTGTAATTACTTTGTTTGGGAGGAAGATGGTgcatattttttgttattaaatcAATTTATTGTTACTATCGGTGACTTTGATTGGAATTTGGATATCAGATGgttttatatatgtatttttccCTGAGACATGTTTTATATTCCTCGTAAGTCATATTTCAGCAATTGTCTGAGTTGTTGATACAAAGAGCCATCACTGGCGATTACTAAAGATaggttttattataaataataattatgctTCTTGCAGGAGTTTTTCCACCTACATTGTGCTAGATGAATATTTTAGTATCCCTTCTGCCAAATAGAAATTTTCTGGGATATGTTGTAATTTGCTAGTATTTGTCATGAAAACTGGAAAAATTGCAAAATGTTGCACTTGGTAGTCAGAGTTTAGCTCGGCATTTCCTTCTCTTCTAGCCTGCGTAGATGACTGTGATCTCATAGAAGTTGAGATATTTACATTTTGTCGATCTGCAGGTCTGGGCTGTGCTAAAACCTGGATTTTTGGCTTTTCTGAGGGAACCTTTTGACCCCAATCCTTTAGATATTGTTGTTTTTGATGTTCTACCAGCCTCGGATGGTAATGGAGAGGGTCGAGTATCATTGGCGAAAGAAGTTAAAGATCGCAATCCTTTACGCCACTATTTCAGTGTAGGCTATGTTCATTACATTTTTGCTTCAGTTGAGGTTTTGAATGTTGAGAATCACATACTTTCAAGGCTTTTTGCCTCTTCATTGTCCATGTGTAATTGAAGCAAAGTAACTGCTAGTGATATTATGAACTGCCTCCTGCAAAAATCATATGCATAGATTTCCCTTCTCTTTAGGGTTCAGTGCATGAGAGTTTATTTCTTCACTAACTTGGAACTCTCTTGTTAATGACAATGAATAACCTAATTTCATATATGTAATTTATGGATGTATGACATAGGTTGCAATTGTAGCTTGCAAACTaccaataaaaagaaaaaaattgtagCTTGAAAACTGCATTTTAATGAACTTAAGGGCCATATGCTATAGGTGATTTGTGGAAGTCGGAACATAAAGCTTAGAACGAAAAGCAATGCCAAAGTTAAAGATTGGGTTGCCGCAATCAATGATGCTGGTCTTAGGCCACCTGAAGGTTGGTGTCACCCCCATCGTTTTGGCTCTTTTGCTCCTCCTCGAGGTTTGACTGAAGATGGTAGTCAAGTTCAGTGGTTCATTGATGGTCGTGCTGCATTTGAAGCTATTGCTTTGGCTATTGAGGGAGCAAAATCGACGGTATATTCTCGAACATCCATTATGTTTATAATTGGCGTTATACCTGCtaattttttgttgttattGGTGATGATATCCAAATCAGATATACATATGCGGGTGGTGGTTGTGCCCAGAACTTTACTTGTGCCGTCCATTTCTTGCTCATGCATCTACTCGGCTTGATTCTTTACTGGAAGCTAAAGCCAAGGAAGGTGTTCAGGTAAATAGGTTCACATAGATAATTATTTGTTTTCTCTCTGGTGATTCTCTTGATGAACAAGTTATGTTTATGGTTATCTTACTTATTTCTTGTTTCATTAAAATGATATCTTCTACTAGCTGACGTAGGCCATAACTCtgttaatttgtattttatgaTTAAGATAAGAGTAATGGGTCTGGATAAATATATTGCTTGGTTTAGCAAGGGACCTAAACGTGATTTGTGTTTCTTATGCTTCTTATAGTTTGTGGAAATCTAAACTAGTATTGGCATCATGACAAGTTTGTAGGAATATCATTTTGTGATAAACTTAACGAGGACTAATTTTTCCTTGCTATGTCTTGCAATGTCTCGTCTTGAAGATACTGCTTTGATGCTATATTATGTTGTTGCCTATTGATTTTATTGAGCTGGAAATGGTCCCATGGAAGAGTATTGCTAGTTTGTTTTCTTGTGATTGTTTCATTTTTTGGCTTGAACGTCTGGTGACATGGATTTATTATGTTTTGTTAGGTACATATTCTTCTGTACAAAGAGGTTGCTCTAGCTCTGAAAATTAACAGTGTCTATAGCAAGAGAAAGCTTCTGGGCATTCATGAGAACATCAGAGTGCTTCGATATCCTGACCATTTCTCTTCTGGTGTTTATTTATGGTGTGCTTTCTATTAGAGTTGCAATTATTTACAACATCCATTCATGTTTGTATAGATAAGCTTTTGCTTTTCAAACTGATAATTGCATCTGTTGATATTGGATCCTCTCCTATATAGGTCCCACCATGAAAAAATTGTCATTGTAGATCACCAGATATGTTTCATTGGAGGACTTGATCTGTGCTTTGGACGTTATGATTCTGGCGATCATAAAATTGGTGATCATCCCTCTTCAATATGGCCTGGCAAGGATTATTACAATCCAAGGTGTGTATGAACCTGTGTTGTTGGTATGTTAGCTCGTAATTTAACCATCTCTCACCCATTTAGATGTAATGGAAAACAAAAATTAGTCCGTCTCTCTAGAGAAACACAATGTTTTACTGGGTGATCCTTTTTAAGCTTCTCTTTACTTTTGTTGCCAAATGTTGGGAAGTTTGTTTGTGAACGAGTTTGTAAACGTGAGTCATCCCGTCtgtataattgtttttttaccATGCTTGTGTAATTTTCCCAATTGCTGTTTCCGTATCTTTATGTACTATCACTTTGCAATTTAAGTTTACTTTGAAAAGCGAACTGGGATGTTGTTTTGCTACCTTTAGCTTGATCTAAGTATGGAATTAAATTTGCCAAATGCTTGACGCTACTGAATCTTAGGGAATCGGAACCAAATTCGTGGGAGGACACAATGAAGGATGAATTAGATCGAGCAAAATATCCACGGATGCCATGGCATGATGTACACTGTGCCCTTTGGGGGCCCCCTTGCAGCGATGTAGCCCGACATTTTGTTCAGAGATGGAACTATGCCAAGGTATATggagttaatttttttatatcgatATCTGTAGCTAGAGTATTCTTCTtgtgatttaaaataatttcattatcttCCAGAGAAACAAAGCTCCAAATGAGAATGCAATTCCCCTTCTCTTGCCTCAGCACCACATGGTTATTCCTCATTATATGGGAATTAGTAGGGAGATAGAAAATGGTGATAAGAATCACAATGGCTATCATAAAGACATCAAAAGGAACGACTCCTTTTCATCCCTATCATCTCTTCAGGATATACctttgcttatgcctcaagaagCTGACGGCCAAGATGCTGTAAGAGGAGAACCAAAATTAAATGGGTTTGATGGTAATCCATGTGATCAGCCAAGCAGGCCCGGCGGAAGTCCCTTCTCTTTTCGTAAATTCAAAACTGAACCATTAATCCCAGATATGCCAATGAGGGGCTTTGTGGATGATTTCGACTCCTTGGATCTCCAAAGCAGCATGTCTTCACTTGTGAGGCAGCATGGATCAGATATTTCAGAAAATGGGTGGTGGGAATCACAGGAAAGAGGTGATCAAGTTGTTTCATCAGATGAAATAGGACAAGTTGGTCCTCGTGTCCCATGTGGCTGTCAGGTGAGTTCTAGCTCCTGGCTAGCAATATCTTTGTTGTGATAATTGACTGTCTTATTGAACCATGAGATACATTGATATCTTTCtatgttaaaaaaatagaaCCAAAACGACACGTTTTGTCCAGGGTAAAAGCTCTAGTAGAAGTGGATCCTGAGATGAAGCCTCTTCTTCTCTTTGCCCAGTCTTGCAGACTCAAGCTTATAAACCGGCTCCTGTACACTCAACAAACAGCATTGAGATTTATTTAAGTTCCATTTACTTTTTGTGAAATTGACAGAATTTGTTGTTGTCTGCTCTGGTTTGATTTAAGCTTACTTAGCTGCATGAGTGACATCATCTAAGTACTTGGTTTTGATGTGTTTCATTTGCAAATGTGGATATTCCCTCATCTAATAGCCTTGTGTGGATATTCCCTCATCTAATAGCCTTGGATGACCCGTGCTTCCCAGGTTATAAGGAGTGTAAGCCAATGGTCAGCAGGAACAAGCCAAACTGAAGAAAGTATTCACAGTGCCTACTGTTCACTTATTGAAAGGGCAGAACATTATGTATATATTGAGGtctgttttttttccttctttgttAAGCAGCGCATTTCTACATTAGATATCCTTTTCAGGTAGCAATGTAATCATTTCTTACCACTCCCTTATCACAAAGGCATGTTCCTCATTTCATTACTAAAATATCGTACATGAAACAAATTCAGGCACTAATTTTTCACTCCAAATGATAGGTTAAGTTCACAGGTTGTGAACATGATATAAGTTGAATTGACTCACTGGAAAATCCTATTCATGTCAAGAAACTGTATGTTAAGATACACATGTTCTAGAAGATCTCGAAGAATCAAGCCAGTTACTTGACCCTTAATCTGTTGGATAGTTTGACAGTTAATTAGTTTTGTACTTAGTAGAAGTTTACAAGTTTCTCCAATTGTCAATGCATAAATGAGCTACCAGAAAATGTAAAAGCACTTTTGATATTTTCCAGATTATACTATAAGTCTTCTTCTTCCTCGTCTATTGAAAGCTTTTGTTTATCACTTCAATGGTGATATATCTTCaccttaacatggtatcagacaTGTAATTTCTTCTGAATCATATTTTCTTTGCGAAAGTTTTAAATGGCTGGATCCAATTCTACATTGGATTTCATGGTCCTCTGTATCTCCACCCTTCGGATACTCTTGGGGTTTCTCTTGTTCTTGATCCCCTTGTTGGATCTGAAAAGTATGGTGTTTGGAGCCGCACCATGCTACTTGCATTACGAGCGAAGAACAAGATTCAGTTCATTAGTGGTTTGTGCCCCAAAACTTCTCCCAACTCTCCCTCTTTACATGACTCGGAACGATGCAACGCCATCGTTCTATCTTGGATAATTCGGTGTCACCTGATATCTTGGGTGGCCTTGTGTTCAGTACTGAGGCTTCAGCTGTCTGGGAAGATTTGAAAGAACGATTTGACAAGATTTCTGGTTCAAGAATTTTTGTCATCCACCGTGATATTGTTTGACTTACTCAAGGTCAAAATACAATCTCCATTTATTTCTCTGAACTTAGACAGCTTTGGGATGAGTACACTTCATTAGTGACTCTTCCATGCTTTTCTTGTGCTACTGCAAAAGCCTATATTGAACATGATCAACACCAGCGTCTCTTGCAGTTTCTTATGGGTCTCAATGACAGTTATTGCCACATAAGGAGTCAAATTCTTCCAATGAAACCTTTTTCATCTGTGAGTCAAGCTTATTCGATTATTACCCAAGAAGAATCTCACAGGAATGTGCTATATTCACAATCTATATCTGAGGTTCCTGCTACTGCATTTTTTTCATCCTCCCACAAAAAATCAGATGGCCCCAGATGCGAGAATTACAACTATCCAGACCACACGAAAGACAATTGTAACAAGTTGGTTGGTTATCCACCAAGCCATAGACTTCATAAGAAGTTTCCCCAGACCAAGAATTTCAAACCTCTCAAGTGACTTTTAGGTTTTCTGCTCACAAAACACTTAGCACGAACCAAGATTCATGCCATGTCTCTCAAGATTCAGACCTCCCTCCACCCACTGCCGTCTCCTTTACACCATCTCAATTCGAGCAGATTTTAAGGCTTCTTGAACAGACAGCCAACACTGCAGGACCAGCAGCTAATCTTATAGGTATGACCACCAGTTTACTATCAATTTCTGAGTCCAATGATTGGATTCTAGATAGTGGGGCAAACACTCATATAACAGGTGCTATTCAAGGCTTGCAAGATGTTCAACCATGTCCTCCTTCTGCTGGTTCATTCAAACTTCCTAATGGTAATTGAAATCGAACAGAGAGAGATGGAGGGATCGGTGGAAACATGCACCGTAATTCTTATTCTCAAAGTGATTAGGTTACAATgtttaaataaagaaacaaagcGATAAGATAAACCAATCCtaggaatttaaaatataaaatacaaagATAACATAATCAAAGATCCTATGAACTAATAAAAGATAAGATGAGATATGTTGGTTAAGATGAGATATTTTgttcaacactccccctcaagGTGGGTCATATAGATTTATCATTCCCAGCTTGGAAGATAATTCAGCAAATGTGGGACGGAACATAGCCTTTGTCAGTATGTCAGCTAGTTGAAGTTGAGAAGGAACGTAGGTGACAGTAATAATCCCATCTTCAATTTTTTCGCTAATGAAGTGACGGTCTACCTCAACATGTTTCGTCCTATCATGGTGTACCGGATTCTTGGATATGCTGATGGCTGCTTGATTGTCACATAACACTTCAACTGGGGAATTTTCTTCCACTTTTAACTCTGTTAACAATCTTCTGAGCCACATCCCCTCACATATCCCATGGGCCAATGCCCGAAATTCAGCTTCAGCACTACTGCGGGCAACGACAGGTTGTTTCTTACTTCTCCACGTTACAAGGTTTCCCCATACAAATGTACAATATCCTGACGTCGAACGTCGGTCTGTAGTGGAtccagcccaatcagcatcgCTGTATACCCTAGTTCTTCGGTCGGTAGTCTTGCTAAATAGGATTCCTTTACCAGCGGACCCTTTGAGGTACCTCAATACTCGATATGCAGCAGCCATATGTTCCTCGGTTGGTTTGTTCATGAATTGACTGATAACACTAACCACAAATCCAATATCTGGTCGTGTATGTGCCAGATATATTAATTTTCCCACTAGTCTTTGATATCTTCCTTTGTCTACTAAGAGATCGTCCCCTTTGTCACCAAGTTTGACATTCGGATCCATCGGAGTGTCTGTAGGCTTACACCCTAACATTCCTGATTCTTTCAGAAGATCAGTAACATATTTGCGTTGAGAAATAAATATTCCATCAGAAGATCTGGCTACTTCCATCCCTAGAAAGTATTTGAGATGTCCGAGGTCTTTCATCTCAAATTCCCTACTGAGGAGGAGTTTCACATGATTGATTTCTTCTTTATGATTCCCTGTTAGTACAATGTCATCCACATAAACAATAAGAATTGAACTTTTACCTTCCCCAGAGTGTTTCACAAATAAGGTGTGATCGGTCTGACATTGAGAGTAGCCATCGTTTTTTAACACTTTCATGAATCGATAAAACCAAGCTCTAGGAGATTGTTTGAGTCCATACAGGGACTTCCGCAACCTNAATCTTACAACATTACCTCTCGAGGAACCATATCTGTTTCCCCTTCTTTAGCCTTAAAAAATGTTCTTCATCGACCTGATTTCCATTTTAAACTTTTGTCCATATCACAATTTACAGAGGATCATCATTTTTGTGCCATTTTCTATCCCAAGTTTTTCTCTTTCAGGACCTTCCGATTTGGAGAATCATGGGGATTGGTAAACTCAAACATGGCCTGTACTACCTAGTGAGCTCTACTCCAACCTCAGTCTCGAATACGCACTCCACACACTTGAGTAGCAATAATGTTCATTCTGTATCTGATGT
This genomic interval carries:
- the LOC140961589 gene encoding phospholipase D zeta 1 isoform X1, whose amino-acid sequence is MGSSEQSSMIGGPKYAQMQKEAPPAEFPMMMSSFLSFHPATEFTRIFDELPKATIVQVSRPDPSDISPMLLGYTIELQYRQFKWQLVKKASQVFYLHFALKKRKFIEEIHEKQEQVREWLQNLGIGDHATVMQDDDEQDDEAIPSRLDESARNRDVPSSAAIPIIRPALGRQHSISEQAKTAMQGYLNHFLSNIDIVNSQEVCRFLEVSKLSFSPEYGPKLKEDYVMVKHLPKILGNNSDRKCCSCQLFSCCRDNWQKVWAVLKPGFLAFLREPFDPNPLDIVVFDVLPASDGNGEGRVSLAKEVKDRNPLRHYFSVICGSRNIKLRTKSNAKVKDWVAAINDAGLRPPEGWCHPHRFGSFAPPRGLTEDGSQVQWFIDGRAAFEAIALAIEGAKSTIYICGWWLCPELYLCRPFLAHASTRLDSLLEAKAKEGVQVHILLYKEVALALKINSVYSKRKLLGIHENIRVLRYPDHFSSGVYLWSHHEKIVIVDHQICFIGGLDLCFGRYDSGDHKIGDHPSSIWPGKDYYNPRESEPNSWEDTMKDELDRAKYPRMPWHDVHCALWGPPCSDVARHFVQRWNYAKRNKAPNENAIPLLLPQHHMVIPHYMGISREIENGDKNHNGYHKDIKRNDSFSSLSSLQDIPLLMPQEADGQDAVRGEPKLNGFDGNPCDQPSRPGGSPFSFRKFKTEPLIPDMPMRGFVDDFDSLDLQSSMSSLVRQHGSDISENGWWESQERGDQVVSSDEIGQVGPRVPCGCQVIRSVSQWSAGTSQTEESIHSAYCSLIERAEHYVYIENQFFISGLSGDEIIANRILEALYRRIMRAHNEIKCFRVIIVIPLLPGFQGGVDDSGAASVRAIMHWQYRTICRGNNSILHNLYDLVGPRMHDYISFYGLRAYGRLYEGGPVSSSQVYVHSKIMIIDDRITLIGSANINDRSLLGSRDSEIGVLIEDKEFVDSWMGDKTWRAGKFTLSLRLALWSEHLGFRSGEVNQIRDPVVDSTYKDVWMATAKTNTMIYQDVFSCIPNDFIHTRASLRQCMAVWREKIGHTTIDLGIAPPKLESYQEGDVTNTDPMERLESVKGHLVSFPLDFMCKEDLRPVFNESEYYASPQVFH
- the LOC140961589 gene encoding phospholipase D zeta 1 isoform X2, coding for MGLLKFKWQLVKKASQVFYLHFALKKRKFIEEIHEKQEQVREWLQNLGIGDHATVMQDDDEQDDEAIPSRLDESARNRDVPSSAAIPIIRPALGRQHSISEQAKTAMQGYLNHFLSNIDIVNSQEVCRFLEVSKLSFSPEYGPKLKEDYVMVKHLPKILGNNSDRKCCSCQLFSCCRDNWQKVWAVLKPGFLAFLREPFDPNPLDIVVFDVLPASDGNGEGRVSLAKEVKDRNPLRHYFSVICGSRNIKLRTKSNAKVKDWVAAINDAGLRPPEGWCHPHRFGSFAPPRGLTEDGSQVQWFIDGRAAFEAIALAIEGAKSTIYICGWWLCPELYLCRPFLAHASTRLDSLLEAKAKEGVQVHILLYKEVALALKINSVYSKRKLLGIHENIRVLRYPDHFSSGVYLWSHHEKIVIVDHQICFIGGLDLCFGRYDSGDHKIGDHPSSIWPGKDYYNPRESEPNSWEDTMKDELDRAKYPRMPWHDVHCALWGPPCSDVARHFVQRWNYAKRNKAPNENAIPLLLPQHHMVIPHYMGISREIENGDKNHNGYHKDIKRNDSFSSLSSLQDIPLLMPQEADGQDAVRGEPKLNGFDGNPCDQPSRPGGSPFSFRKFKTEPLIPDMPMRGFVDDFDSLDLQSSMSSLVRQHGSDISENGWWESQERGDQVVSSDEIGQVGPRVPCGCQVIRSVSQWSAGTSQTEESIHSAYCSLIERAEHYVYIENQFFISGLSGDEIIANRILEALYRRIMRAHNEIKCFRVIIVIPLLPGFQGGVDDSGAASVRAIMHWQYRTICRGNNSILHNLYDLVGPRMHDYISFYGLRAYGRLYEGGPVSSSQVYVHSKIMIIDDRITLIGSANINDRSLLGSRDSEIGVLIEDKEFVDSWMGDKTWRAGKFTLSLRLALWSEHLGFRSGEVNQIRDPVVDSTYKDVWMATAKTNTMIYQDVFSCIPNDFIHTRASLRQCMAVWREKIGHTTIDLGIAPPKLESYQEGDVTNTDPMERLESVKGHLVSFPLDFMCKEDLRPVFNESEYYASPQVFH
- the LOC140961589 gene encoding phospholipase D zeta 1 isoform X3; translation: MQGYLNHFLSNIDIVNSQEVCRFLEVSKLSFSPEYGPKLKEDYVMVKHLPKILGNNSDRKCCSCQLFSCCRDNWQKVWAVLKPGFLAFLREPFDPNPLDIVVFDVLPASDGNGEGRVSLAKEVKDRNPLRHYFSVICGSRNIKLRTKSNAKVKDWVAAINDAGLRPPEGWCHPHRFGSFAPPRGLTEDGSQVQWFIDGRAAFEAIALAIEGAKSTIYICGWWLCPELYLCRPFLAHASTRLDSLLEAKAKEGVQVHILLYKEVALALKINSVYSKRKLLGIHENIRVLRYPDHFSSGVYLWSHHEKIVIVDHQICFIGGLDLCFGRYDSGDHKIGDHPSSIWPGKDYYNPRESEPNSWEDTMKDELDRAKYPRMPWHDVHCALWGPPCSDVARHFVQRWNYAKRNKAPNENAIPLLLPQHHMVIPHYMGISREIENGDKNHNGYHKDIKRNDSFSSLSSLQDIPLLMPQEADGQDAVRGEPKLNGFDGNPCDQPSRPGGSPFSFRKFKTEPLIPDMPMRGFVDDFDSLDLQSSMSSLVRQHGSDISENGWWESQERGDQVVSSDEIGQVGPRVPCGCQVIRSVSQWSAGTSQTEESIHSAYCSLIERAEHYVYIENQFFISGLSGDEIIANRILEALYRRIMRAHNEIKCFRVIIVIPLLPGFQGGVDDSGAASVRAIMHWQYRTICRGNNSILHNLYDLVGPRMHDYISFYGLRAYGRLYEGGPVSSSQVYVHSKIMIIDDRITLIGSANINDRSLLGSRDSEIGVLIEDKEFVDSWMGDKTWRAGKFTLSLRLALWSEHLGFRSGEVNQIRDPVVDSTYKDVWMATAKTNTMIYQDVFSCIPNDFIHTRASLRQCMAVWREKIGHTTIDLGIAPPKLESYQEGDVTNTDPMERLESVKGHLVSFPLDFMCKEDLRPVFNESEYYASPQVFH